GAGCCGCAGACGCATTTCCATTCATGCCGCAACAGGCACTGTCCCCGATGTCAGGGGTACAGTGCAATGCAATGGGTTGCGGCCAGGGTTGAAGAGATGCTTCCGGTAAGCTATTTCCATGCTGTTTTTACTGTCCCTTCAGAGCTTAATCCTTTCGTTCTGCGTAACAAGAGGGTCATGTACTCTCTGCTATTCCGTGCTGTTAAGGATACGCTGAACCAGCTTGCCGCTCAGGAAAAGTGGCTCGGTGCAAGGATCGGCTTTACCGCAGTCTTGCACACATGGGGGCAGAACCTTATGGACCACCCCCACCTTCACTGTATCATTCCCGCTGGCGGACTTCGCTTAAAAGACAACCGGTGGAAACACTGCAGAAACGATTTCTTCGTTCATATTGATGTGATAAAGCAGGTGTACCGTGGAAAATTTATGGAGTACTTTAAACAGGCGCTTGCCGCAGGGGAGATAAAGTACCACGGTGTTCTGGAAGTGTTTACTGATAAGGGTAAACTTCACGACCTCTTCAGTCTCCTCTACAGAAAGGAGTGGGTTGTCTATATCAAACCCTCATTTGCATCTCCCAAGGCTGTTCTTAACTACCTTGGCAACTACACTCACCGTATAGCCATAAGCGAAAATCGCATTCTTTCCTTTAAAGACGGTCAAGTCACCTTCTCCTATACCGATTACCGCAACTATTGTAAACGCAAGGTGATGACCCTGTCTGCAGTGGAGTTTATACGGCGGTTTCTGCTCCACGTTCTTCCAGGTGGCTTTATGAGAATACGGCACTTCGGTCTGTTTGCAAACCGTGATCGCAGGGAAAACATTAACCTTTGCAGAAAACTTATGGGTGAGTATGCGGTGGCTGCAAAGGAAACAATTGGCAGCTGGTGGGAGCAGATTCTGGAAAGAACAGGGAAGAACCCGCTGATATGTCAAAGGTGCAAAAGGGGTCTGTTGAAACTGGTATTGATCATGCCTCCTGGCAGGAGGGATGCAATGGTAACATAGGAGATGAATGGGCAATAAAGGAGTGTGTCATTGCCGATGTCAAATGAGCATTTGTGGATGCCTGTAGGTTTACTATGTCAAAAAAGGAGTTTTTAAACTCTGTGGGGGAGTAATGTCAGATAAGAATCGTCATACAGTATGTGTTTTTAAGGGATTGGTGTCTGCTGCACAACAGAATGCCCCGGAATCTGAAGTTAAGCCCTGAATACTTTTTCCTATAAATAATATAGCAGAAGTTGCTTTGATGAACGCTTCGTTCAACAGGTTTTTTCTGCATCCTGAATGCAGAAAAAACGCTTGATGTTGTGTGCCTGTTTTGCACATTTACCATAGTGTAATCTCTTGTTTGCGCCTCTTATCTTTTTCCGGCGGGGCTCTTATTCTCCCGCAGGCGGTAATTATTCCCATCACGTCAGCGGTGCTTACCAGGTTTCCTTCAAAGCCAGCATTATCAATCGCCTCATTAATATTCTCAAGAACTTCCGGTCAATGAGTTTCAGCACACCCATCAATGCTTGGTATGGGCATTACGATTCCGCAAACCTCTGATTTTTACCTTCAGCTCATGGTGGACTCCTGTATTATAGTTAACAATTTGACAGAGTGCTTCAGCCGTCACCAACCACTTCTGGTTATGGCATTAAGCCAATGGTACTTATGTCTGTTTTGAATAATTTAGGTTAATGCCATTCTCTAAGGTGTAGATAATAGTACCGTGAACATCATTTTCAACATTCACCGTAATATCAAATATCAAGCCCACATATTCTTTGAATTCATTTACCGTCTCTAAGCCACTAGCCATAGCTGTATAAACTGCTCTTTGACATCTAGATGTTCCCAACTTCATAATGTGTTCATATAGTAAAATTTCATTATCAGAGAAATCATAACGTCTAAAACCTGAATGAACAGAAGCATTTCTAAATTCCCTAATGTTCTCAAGAGCGTCTATAAGTTTTCTTTTCCACTTGTCATAATTTTCATTTTGTCGAAGCTGTGCTCGTTTATGACTTGCAATATATTGAGCTCCATTACCATTAGGAAACCCCAGAAACCAACGGATATATGGAGCAACCATATCTGTTCCTGTTTCTTTGAACAATGCTTCTACTGCAAACCACATAAACAGAATCTGAATCTGAATATTTGATTCTTTTGAAGCATTCCTTGACCAATGAAGAGATCTTTTATATCTCTCGCTTAGCTCGGAATTCCAAAGGAGAAAAACTTGAGTGCTATCTACTTGGTGAAAAGAACGAAGTTGTCGAATAAATGCACAACAAGGGCCAAATGAGTGGTTTAATATTGGCTTTATTAAACCAGTTATTAGATCCTTGGTATAACCACAGTTTGACAGTTCCATTTGACTGAGAACGGAATCGTGTGACTTAATATCAAGTACTTCTTCAAATTTTTCGTCTGCAAGCTTAATAGCCTCTTCAGTAGTCGTTGCTTCCACGATACATGAGATTCTGGAGTTAATACTAAGGTCAACATTAGACTTATTTATCTCCAATGATTCTTCAAGACACTTAGCTTCATCTTCAAAATCCTTGCCAGCAGGGCGTATCTCAACATCACGATAAATTGTTGAAACTGGGAAAACCATTCCATTATTTGCTAAAACCTTAACTACATTGTATGTTGCCATTATTACCTGCTTTTAACAAATCCACTAATCGTTCTAACAATAATTTTCTAAATCTTTTTTCAGTGCTCTTGTCTGGCTTTAAACAGTGCATTTTTAGGTGCTCTAATGTTCGTATTACATACCTGTGCTTTTGGGTATCTAATGACGCATCAATAATTAAGTTTAATAAATCTTCAGAAATACTATTTCTATTTAACAACTCGTTTAAATATTGCTCTGCATTACTTTGGGAATTAATCGAACAGTAATATTCTAATCTAAGAGCCAAAATCAATTCTTCTTTTGCTTTTATTTCACAAAGCTTACGATCAAAAAAAGACACTTTCATCTGATTAAACATCCGAATCGCAATCTTGTATCCTATACACAGACTTTTTTCATTGCTTGGTTTTAATTCTAATAACTGGGCAAGAAAATATTCAGCTTCTAATATATGTTCATTTCTTATTAGATGTAAAATATAATCATTGAAAGCCTTTGCTTTTTTCTTAGACTTTTGAATGTCGCTTCGAAAGCGTTGCTCTATTTCATTCATTTGTTTACTTTCAAATATAACCGGTCACTATATAACGCCTTGCTCACCGGTAAATTAGGAACACTGCGAGTAATTTTTCCGCGTGTAGCAACTTTTATAACTGTCTATCATTTTCGCCAATCTTTGATATATAAGACTTTGTTATTATCCAGTTGAACGACTTTTTTAGCTTTTAATTTCTTTTCTGCTACATAACCGTATTTTTCAACTTCATCAATTGCGATAAACGTTTGCTTGCCTGTAGATTCATACAGTTCGATCAATTTCGCTACAGCGTCATTCTGAATATTCTTAAACAACACTGTATCATGTACCAAGAAAGGTAAAACAGTTGTCTCCAAGAATGCTAAATCAAGTAGTATTAAATTTGAGTAAGCCTTTCCAGTTCCTGTATCTTCAACCAATTCAAAGTTGTAGCTATTTTGACCAAGCTTTAGCGTTGGGCTTCTTCTTTCCTCGCTATATATCTCAGTGACATTTTTTCTATTTTTGTCATTTAGTATATTTTCAATCAACTCTAAAATTCTAATTTTTTCAGTTGCCAGAAGTTCCTTTGCATCTCTTAATTCAGACTTTATCTGAGTATCTGTTTCAAAGTATTCAATCTCTTTACTGGCTACAGCGTGTTCTTGAGAGAGTTCGTAAACCCTATCGATAACGACATTCGGATTATCTATTTCTGCTAAGGAAGCAGAAATCTTTCTGTCGATCATATCTATCTCTTCAATTATTGAGGACAATAATTGGGACAATTCAGCCTCACTACTCTTTAACTCTTTTCTAAGTATTTTGGTTATATTTGAGTGGAATGACTCAACTTCTTCTAGCTTTGATGTATTTACATTTGGAAAGTATTTTAATAACGGTTCTAAATGCTTGCTTTTGATGGCTTTGTTTTGCCCTAGATCATTTCTGACACGAAGCAGACGGCTATCTAATCTAAGTTTTTCTGACAAAAGCCGATCTTTTTCAATCTTTAACTCCATTACCTCTCTATTTGCAATCTCTGAAATATTAACGGCATATTTCTTTAAATTATTTTTAATTTCCTCAATCTCGTCATCGATAGTACTTATTTTGGTAATGTTTTCTTTGTACTTCGTCTTTGTTGTTTTGGAAATCAAACCGGACTTAGCAGCTCTATTGATTGTAGTTGTTTCTTCACTTTTGCTCTTTACATTGTCTGCAAGTAACCTTATTGGCTCGTACTTCTTAAAAAGTTTAATTGTATTTGTTACACAATCTGAGGGCTTTTGACTTTTAAAGCTATGAAGGGGATGTTTTACATCAAGGTTTTCTTTGCCCCAAACTCTAGTAAAAAGTGACACTATCGATCGAAAAGATAAATCGACATCCCCCAATGAATATGACGCCTTAAGAAATGCCGTGTAGTCTTCAATGCTAATAGGTTCAATTTCCACATACGCATTGTTGCACCTATAAATCATGTCAGGCGTAAAGGTTCCCCTTCTAAAAGGGAAGCTATTTTTTCCGAACTTAAACATAAAAAAGTAATCATGATGGCCCAGTTCATCAATGACATCTTTATTATGCTGGAGAAATGACTCGCCACCATATACAAAGTCAAGCACCATTAGCAATGTCGATTTGCCAATCGAGTTCGTGGCAACACTGTCACCTAATATAACATTTAGGCCTGAGTGGAAGTCGATTGCTTTTTCTCGGAACATTTCACATCGAATTTCTGTTAACATACTTAATCACTCCTTTGTCTTTTTCTAACTCGATCTTTTCCAGAACAAAAAGCACATCAAGCGCCAACATAAACTCACTAATAT
This genomic window from Chitinispirillum alkaliphilum contains:
- a CDS encoding transposase — encoded protein: MKTTIRLADIFRASLPLYTHKYGKLPLEHYKAVNAIMNCRTESMGYHQYECESCHEPQTHFHSCRNRHCPRCQGYSAMQWVAARVEEMLPVSYFHAVFTVPSELNPFVLRNKRVMYSLLFRAVKDTLNQLAAQEKWLGARIGFTAVLHTWGQNLMDHPHLHCIIPAGGLRLKDNRWKHCRNDFFVHIDVIKQVYRGKFMEYFKQALAAGEIKYHGVLEVFTDKGKLHDLFSLLYRKEWVVYIKPSFASPKAVLNYLGNYTHRIAISENRILSFKDGQVTFSYTDYRNYCKRKVMTLSAVEFIRRFLLHVLPGGFMRIRHFGLFANRDRRENINLCRKLMGEYAVAAKETIGSWWEQILERTGKNPLICQRCKRGLLKLVLIMPPGRRDAMVT